The nucleotide sequence CGGCGTATCGACAGGAACAGCGGCCACAGCATGAATGCGCCCAGCGCAACCCCGCTCGCAACCGCCAGCGGCGCGGCCAAAAGCGGCGTCAGAACCGCCAGCGCTGACCGCCACAGGCCGTCGGCCCGCAGCACTGGCCACGCCCAGGCAAGCACCAGCGCAACCGATACACAGTCATAGTCGCTGACATAGATCGAGCCGAGCAGGACACCCAGCAGCAACATCGCAAACGAGGTCGGCGTCGCCCCGTCGGTACGCCACCGCGCCAGCACAAGCCACGCGACCACTGCGCTGACCAGCACCTGCGCGGCATAGGCAACGGCGACCGCCGCATCCAGATGACGAACCAGCACGAATGCCGAGATCATCCGGTGCCAGGTCCCCCAGCCATTCTCCAGGATGACCGTTTTCAGCATCGCGCCCTGCGCCGCATAGGCCAGCCACAAGTCAATCCCGAAGATGACGAGCGAGAGCATAATCAGCAGCACCGCTGTCAGGCACAGCGCTGCGACCGCACGATATTCCCGTCCCGCCAGAAGCGCGAGCGGCACCAGCCACGCCAGCTGCGGCTTGACCACCAGCAGCGCCAGTATCGCGCCGGCCAACATGGGGCGGCGCTCCAGCAGGATAAGGCCCCAGCCCAGAACAGCTGCGATCCAGCACCCGTTCTGCCCCCCGATCGCGTTGATGAGGATGGCGGGTGGGGCGAGGGCCAGCAGGAACCAGTTCGACGGGGCGATCCGCCGCACGGCCAGCGCGAAGGCAAGCCACCCGCCCACCTGCCATACCAACCAGCCCGCCTCGTACGGCAAAAGGCCGATCGGCGCGGTAAGCAGCAGCATGACGGGCGGATAGCTGTAATGATAAAGGTCGATCGGCCCGCCGACGACCGCCTGCTGGAAATCGTGGAACAGCCTAAGATCATAGATCAGCGTTGCCCGACCGGAGATCGCAAGCCGGGCCGCCGACCAGAAGTTCAGGAAATCCTCTCCAAAGGGACGGTCATTGCCGTCGGTCAACCCGACCTGTCTTTGCATAGCCAGGTAGATCACGAGAAGGATGGGAGCGACCAGGCACCATATGACAGCGATCCGCCGGATCCGCGGCATGTCGAGCCAGAGGTTCAGGCTATGGGCGAAAGAGCGGGACATGAGCCCGCCATAGCCAGCGGTGGTGTAGAAATAATTGCGTGCGGGTGCGGCCATGGCGGAATGCTGAAAGCGTCAGCGCCGTAACGACCCGGTCACATTCCACTTTCACAAAAGTCCGCAAGATCGAACAAGCGGGGCTTTCAAATGCGTATCCTTTTTACGGCAGCAGCACTGATCGGCATTGCGGCCACGGCACATGCGCAAACCGTTTCGCAGCCCAGCTTTTGCGAACGACTGGCCGCGCAAACCGGCATGAAGCCCACGAACAAGCCGAAGATGTGGGAAATCCGCACGATGAACGGCCTGAAGGCCGCACTGATCGGGGATTCCACCAGCGTTATGATGGGCGTGGGGAGCGCGGGGCCGGCCACGGCGGAAGAATATGAACGGCTGTCCAAGACGTGCAAACCCGCGAAGAAAGGCCCGCAGTGCGATCTGGTCGGACCTGTCGAACTGCAACTGACGATCAAGAATGGAGAGCAGGTGCGGCAAGTCGCAGAAGCAGGCGAAGCGGCACAGGTTGCGATGATCGGGTCGCGCGTCCGCTGCACTGACCTTTAACAAGCGGCGTCCGGCCGGGTCGTGGCTTTTGCGGCCCAGGCAGAAAGTGTGATGGCCCCGTTTATGATTGCCGCGTTTGCAGTTGTCGTGGTCGGGGTCATGTCCGTTCGGGCGAACCGCAAGTTCCGCGCCGAGCGGCGATTGCCGATGCAATGGTGGCTTGATGGTTCAGTGACATGGACCGCACCGCGTCGATGGGCGCTGGCGTTCATGCCGGGGCTGGCGTTCGTTACGCTCTCGACCATTGCAATCATCAGCGTGACCATGTCGCCCCGCCCCGGTCAGGAAGGGTTGGCAGTACCCGGCATCGCTCTTTTTGGAACGACGTTCGTCGCGATCCACGCGCTGCATCTGTGGCTGATCGGGCGGACGATCAGCGCGCGCGGGTAGCGGCGCCTTAGGCCGCCAGCAGCCGCTCTGCCTGAGCGCGCGCTTCGGGTGTTACTTCGGCGCCGGACAGCATCCGTGCGATTTCCTCGCGCCGCTCATCGGGGCCGAGCGGTGTGACACCGGTGCGGGTCACAGTGCCGTCGCTCGACTTGGCGATGCGATAGTGGCGGCGGCCCCGCGCGGCGACTTGCGGGCTGTGGGTCACGACCAGCACCTGATTGCGCGTCGACAGCCGCGCCAGCCGGTCGCCGATGGCGCTGGCAACGGCGCCGCCGACACCGCGGTCGATTTCGTCGAACACCAAGGTCCGCGCACCGCCCTCTTCAGCCAGCGCCACCTTCATCGCCAGGATGAAGCGCGACAATTCGCCGCCACTGGCGATTTTCATCAACGGAGCAAAGGGCGCGCCGGGATTGGTGGACACCTCGAACTCGACACGGTCGCTGCCGTCGGCGCCCCATTGCTCGCGCGGCAGCGGCGCCACGGTGGTGCGAAAGCGCGCGGCATCGAGCTTCAGCGGCGCCAGTTCGGCCGCGACCCCGGCATCGAGCCGCCCCGCCGCTTCGGCGCGCGTCGCACTCAAAGCCTTCGCGGCGGCGACATAACGCGCCTCTGCCGCATCGGCCGCGCGGGTCAGGCCCGCCAGTCCGGCCTCCCCGCCCTCGACCAGCGCCAGCCGTTGCGCCAGTTCTTCGGACAGTGCCGGCAGTTCGTCCGGCTGCACCCGGTGCTTGCGAGCCACGCCGCGCAGTTCGAACAGCCGCGCCTCATCCGCTTCCAGAACGGCCGGGTCGAACGCCAGCGCATCGGCGGCGACGTCCACCTGATCCTGAGCACCCGCGCCCTCAACGATTGCGCGGTCGATCGCCGCCAGCGCGTCCACCAGCGCCGGATGCGCTTCGCCCGCGCGCTCCAGGATACGCGCAGCCTGACGCAGCCGCGACAGTGCGCCGTCGGACCCGTCAAGCAGGTCGGCCACCGCCGTTAATTCACCGGCCACCCGCTCACCGCGCTGCATCGTCGCGCGGCGTTCGGCCAGTCGTTCTTCCTCACCCGCTTCGGGCGCTAGGGTCGTGAGTTCGGCCACCGCGTGGGCCAGCCATTCGCGGTCCCGTTCGGCCACCGCCTGGGCCGCGCGCGCTTCCTCCAGGCGGGCGACAGCGGCACGCCATTCGCGCCACGCCGCACTGACGGCGCCAGCGTCCGCACGGGCAAAGGCGTCGAGAAGCGCCCGGTGCCCGCGCGGGTTCAACAGCCCGCGATCGTCATGCTGCCCGTGGATCTCCACCAGCATCGCGCCCAGTTCGCGCAGCAGCCCGGCGGACGCGGGCTGATCGTTCACAAAAGCGCGGCTGCCGCCATCGGCCTTGACCAGCCGACGGATCATCAACGGCTCACCCGGTTCGATCGACAGCCCGTTATCGCCAAGCAGCGCGGCAATGGGACCGTCGGCAGCGGGAATGTCGAAGCTGGCCGTCACCACCGCCTGCGCCGAACCATGGCGCACCAACCCGCTGTCCCCGCGCGCGCCCAGCACCAGGCCCAGCGCGTCGAGCAGGATCGACTTGCCGGCGCCCGTCTCTCCGGTAAGGACACCCAGTCCCGCGCCGAAATCGAGGTCGAGCGCCTCGATCAGCACCACGTCCCGGATCGACAGCGCGGTCAGCATGACGGAAGGCCCAGCGTAAGGATCAGGTGCCGACCGGGTCGATTTCGGTCGCCGGCTTTTGCGGCGCCTGTGGCGGCAGAACGGGGTTTTCACCCATCAGTTCGTACGCGCGCTCATACCATTCGGTACCCGGATAGTTGGCGCCCAGCACGGCGGCCGACTTGCGCGCTTCATCACGCAGGCCAAGGTTCAGATACGCCTCCACCAGACGCATCAGGGCTTCCGGCGCGTGGCTGGTCGTCTGGAACTGATCGACGACCGAGCGATAGCGCATCGATGCCGCCAGCCATTGGCCGCGACGGCCATAGAAACGCCCGACCTCCATCTCCTTGCCCGCAAGGTGGTCGCGCACCAGGTCGACCTTCAGCCGCGCATCGGCGGCATAGCGGGTGTTGGGGTAACGGCGCGACAGTTCACCCAGCGAATCGAGCGCCTGCTGCGTGATCTTCTGGTCGCGGGTCACGTCGGTGATCTGCTCGTAATAGCCGAGCGCGATCAGGTAATAGGCATAGGGCGCGTCGCGATTGCCCGGATGAACCGCCAGAAACCGCTGCGCCGACTGAATGGATTCGGTGTAATCCTTGTTCAGATAATAGCTGAACGCACTCATCAACTGCGCACGGCGCGCCCAGACCGAATAGGGATGCTGCCGCTCGACTTCGTCGAACAGCGCCGCCGCCTGCTTGTACTGGCCGCGATCAAGCCGCTGCTTGGCGGCCATGTACAGGGTGCTGACGTCGCGGGCGACATAGGGGATGTCGGCGCCTTGGTTCGAGCGGGCACAGGCGCTGAGACCGAAGGCGGACAGGACGACCGCGCCGAGCGCGAGGGGGCGGATGGGCAAGCTACGCATGGCGCCTCCTTACCCGACGCGCGTTCCGGCGAACAAATCAATTTTTGCGCCGGGCATGGACTTGCCAGACGAAACGATCCCCATGCTAGCTGCGTTGCAGCGATTGCCCGATTCGTAATTCCGGAGAATGAGCCTTGCCCGCAACCAAGCTTGCCACCCACCGCGTCGAAAAGCCTTGGGGCCGGATGAAGCTGTATCCCGGTTTTGCAGACCCGGCGCCCGGCGGGGAACCGGTGGGCGAAGTGTGGTTCCAGCAACCCGGTGACAGCACGCCGGACCTGCTGATCAAATATCTGTTCACCAGCGAAAAGCTGTCGGTTCAGGTCCATCCGAATGACGAACAGGCGCAGGCACGCGGTCTGCCGCGCGGCAAGGACGAATGCTGGCTGATCCTGGATGCTGAACCCGATTCGACCATCGCGGTGGGCACCGTGCGCCCGTTGTCGGCCGACGAACTGCGCGCCGCCGCGCTCGACGGGTCGATCGAGGAACTGGTCTACTGGAAGCCGGTGAAGGCAGGCGACTTCCTCTATTCGGAATCGAACACGGTTCACGCGATCGGCGCGGGCATCACGCTGATCGAAGTGCAGCAGAACAGCGAAACCACCTATCGCCTGTATGATTATGGCCGCCCGCGCGAGTTGCACCTGGATGACGGCGTGGCCGTCAGCGACGCCGTGCCCTATGTTCCCTACCCCTCCCCCGGCGAAGTGGCGGCGGGGCGCACAATCCTGGTCGAAGGGCCAAAATTCGTGCTGGAACGCTGGACCGGCGGCGCGCGCGACGTGAACCTGCCCGACGGTGAGACGGGCTGGCTGGTGCCGGTGCGGGGATCCGGCCAGGTGGGCGGGGTCGAATGGCAGGCGGGCGAATGCGTGTCGGTGACCGGCAGCGAGCGGATCGACGCGTCGGAAGATGCCGACCTGCTGTTCGCTTATCCCGGCGAAACCCGACTGCCAGCTTAACGGCAGGTAGTTTTTCGTTCACGAAACAACCGGCAGCATTGCGTCGTTCTTGATGCCTGAAACAGGTAGAAGGAACGACCATGCGAACCCCCATGCTGACCGCGCTGATCGCCGCCATCGCGCTTCCCGCGGTGCCTGCTGTTGCGCAGCATAACCCGCGTGAGAGCAATCGCGAATATCGCCGCGAAGTGCGCGATGCCGATCGCGACTATCGCCGGGATCTACGCAACGCCGACTCGCGCCGGGATGTGCGAGAGGCGCGCCGCGAATATCGCCGGGAGGTTCGCGACGCCCGTCAGGACCGTCGCCAGGATCGCCGCGACTGGCGCCAGTATCGCAATTACGACTGGAACCATCCGGGTCGCGGCCAGCGCCGCTATTACGCGGACCAATATTATCGCGACGGCCGCTATTATCAGCCGCGCCGCCTGGGCCGCAACGACCGCATCTATCGCGGAAATGACGGACGTTATTACTGCCGTCGCAATGACGGCACGACGGGCCTGATCATCGGCGCACTTGGCGGTGGTGTGCTGGGTAACTTGCTGACGGCGGGCAATTCGGGCCTGATCGGCACGCTGCTGGGCGGTGGTGCGGGTGCGCTGCTGGGCCGTCAGATCGATCGCGGCGGAGTACAGTGCCGCTGATTGCTCTTGAGTGACAAAGGGGGCCGGGCGAGCAATTGCCCGGCCCCTTTTCGATTCAGATCAGGCCGCCGCCCAGAAACAGCCGGATCGCACCCAGCACGATCAGCACCAGGTTGAAGTTGCGCCCGGTATTGCTGTTCGACAGCGCGCCAACGGCCGTGCCCACCACCGGGATCGTCAGCACGAACCACAGCGACCAGCCCAGCAGCGGTATCCAGCCAAGGATAATCAGCGGGAGCGAGAGCAATCCAATCAGGATCGAGAGAAGATTGAGCATGGCGGTGATATAGCCCCCTAAAACACCCGGTTCAATAGATGCTGGCGACCGGCACGATCACCTCGTTGCGGCGAAACGGCCCCGGTACGAAGGGCGCGTTGTAGAACGCATATTCGACCCGGTCGCCTTCAGACCATATTCCTCAAGCCACACCCGCAGCGCCGCTTCGCGTTCGGCAAGCATCAGGTCGTCGGCACGGCCCGCAAACCGGATCGCCGCGACGCGCCGCCCCTTCAGCGTTTCGATCTCAACATCGGCGGGGGGTGCAGGCGGATCGGTGTCGAGATAGGTTTGCGGCAACACGAAACGCGT is from Sphingomonas sp. IW22 and encodes:
- a CDS encoding glycosyltransferase family 87 protein; this translates as MAAPARNYFYTTAGYGGLMSRSFAHSLNLWLDMPRIRRIAVIWCLVAPILLVIYLAMQRQVGLTDGNDRPFGEDFLNFWSAARLAISGRATLIYDLRLFHDFQQAVVGGPIDLYHYSYPPVMLLLTAPIGLLPYEAGWLVWQVGGWLAFALAVRRIAPSNWFLLALAPPAILINAIGGQNGCWIAAVLGWGLILLERRPMLAGAILALLVVKPQLAWLVPLALLAGREYRAVAALCLTAVLLIMLSLVIFGIDLWLAYAAQGAMLKTVILENGWGTWHRMISAFVLVRHLDAAVAVAYAAQVLVSAVVAWLVLARWRTDGATPTSFAMLLLGVLLGSIYVSDYDCVSVALVLAWAWPVLRADGLWRSALAVLTPLLAAPLAVASGVALGAFMLWPLFLSIRRKAVANRACQASMLRPSEAFTNPPSTVIVSPTT
- the recN gene encoding DNA repair protein RecN — its product is MLTALSIRDVVLIEALDLDFGAGLGVLTGETGAGKSILLDALGLVLGARGDSGLVRHGSAQAVVTASFDIPAADGPIAALLGDNGLSIEPGEPLMIRRLVKADGGSRAFVNDQPASAGLLRELGAMLVEIHGQHDDRGLLNPRGHRALLDAFARADAGAVSAAWREWRAAVARLEEARAAQAVAERDREWLAHAVAELTTLAPEAGEEERLAERRATMQRGERVAGELTAVADLLDGSDGALSRLRQAARILERAGEAHPALVDALAAIDRAIVEGAGAQDQVDVAADALAFDPAVLEADEARLFELRGVARKHRVQPDELPALSEELAQRLALVEGGEAGLAGLTRAADAAEARYVAAAKALSATRAEAAGRLDAGVAAELAPLKLDAARFRTTVAPLPREQWGADGSDRVEFEVSTNPGAPFAPLMKIASGGELSRFILAMKVALAEEGGARTLVFDEIDRGVGGAVASAIGDRLARLSTRNQVLVVTHSPQVAARGRRHYRIAKSSDGTVTRTGVTPLGPDERREEIARMLSGAEVTPEARAQAERLLAA
- a CDS encoding outer membrane protein assembly factor BamD, yielding MRSLPIRPLALGAVVLSAFGLSACARSNQGADIPYVARDVSTLYMAAKQRLDRGQYKQAAALFDEVERQHPYSVWARRAQLMSAFSYYLNKDYTESIQSAQRFLAVHPGNRDAPYAYYLIALGYYEQITDVTRDQKITQQALDSLGELSRRYPNTRYAADARLKVDLVRDHLAGKEMEVGRFYGRRGQWLAASMRYRSVVDQFQTTSHAPEALMRLVEAYLNLGLRDEARKSAAVLGANYPGTEWYERAYELMGENPVLPPQAPQKPATEIDPVGT
- a CDS encoding class I mannose-6-phosphate isomerase gives rise to the protein MPATKLATHRVEKPWGRMKLYPGFADPAPGGEPVGEVWFQQPGDSTPDLLIKYLFTSEKLSVQVHPNDEQAQARGLPRGKDECWLILDAEPDSTIAVGTVRPLSADELRAAALDGSIEELVYWKPVKAGDFLYSESNTVHAIGAGITLIEVQQNSETTYRLYDYGRPRELHLDDGVAVSDAVPYVPYPSPGEVAAGRTILVEGPKFVLERWTGGARDVNLPDGETGWLVPVRGSGQVGGVEWQAGECVSVTGSERIDASEDADLLFAYPGETRLPA
- a CDS encoding glycine zipper 2TM domain-containing protein, whose translation is MRTPMLTALIAAIALPAVPAVAQHNPRESNREYRREVRDADRDYRRDLRNADSRRDVREARREYRREVRDARQDRRQDRRDWRQYRNYDWNHPGRGQRRYYADQYYRDGRYYQPRRLGRNDRIYRGNDGRYYCRRNDGTTGLIIGALGGGVLGNLLTAGNSGLIGTLLGGGAGALLGRQIDRGGVQCR